The following coding sequences are from one Clostridioides difficile ATCC 9689 = DSM 1296 window:
- the epsC gene encoding serine O-acetyltransferase EpsC gives MFKKINKDIEYIMKNDPAARSKIEVFLLYPSVHAMIMHRMAHALYKKKKLFTARLISQISRFMTGIEIHPGAKMGEGILIDHGMGVVIGETAEVGNRVTIYQGATLGATGKDTGKRHPTVGDDVLIGAGTKILGPLNIGSNSKIGANSVVVKDVPNGATVVGIPAKIVKIRNLEPVKKNKKEVSYEYDELDNVYYI, from the coding sequence TTGTTTAAGAAAATAAATAAAGATATTGAATATATAATGAAGAATGATCCAGCAGCTAGGTCTAAGATAGAAGTTTTTTTACTTTATCCATCAGTTCATGCAATGATAATGCATAGGATGGCTCATGCTCTTTATAAGAAGAAGAAGCTTTTTACAGCAAGATTAATATCCCAGATATCCAGATTTATGACTGGCATAGAAATACATCCTGGTGCTAAAATGGGGGAAGGTATATTGATAGACCATGGAATGGGTGTTGTAATTGGAGAGACAGCGGAAGTAGGTAATAGGGTGACAATATATCAAGGAGCTACTTTAGGAGCTACAGGAAAAGATACTGGAAAGAGACATCCAACTGTTGGTGATGATGTATTAATTGGTGCTGGAACAAAAATACTAGGACCTTTAAATATAGGTTCAAATTCAAAAATTGGTGCAAATTCTGTTGTTGTTAAGGATGTACCTAATGGTGCAACAGTTGTTGGTATACCAGCAAAAATAGTAAAAATAAGAAACCTAGAACCTGTAAAAAAGAATAAAAAAGAAGTGTCCTATGAGTATGATGAATTAGATAATGTATATTATATATAG
- a CDS encoding GIY-YIG nuclease family protein yields MYFTYIIRCKDDSLYTGYTSNIVRRMNEHKLGINSKYTRAKGFEKLEVYFVTNTKSNAMKLEYYIKKLTRNKKLSIIKNPSILINLIDNKEDYIIGKKIEQLT; encoded by the coding sequence GTGTATTTTACATATATTATAAGATGTAAAGATGATTCTCTATACACTGGATATACCAGTAATATAGTTAGAAGAATGAATGAACATAAGTTAGGAATTAATTCAAAATACACAAGAGCAAAGGGATTTGAAAAACTAGAAGTTTATTTTGTGACCAACACAAAAAGCAATGCTATGAAGTTAGAATACTATATAAAAAAATTAACTAGAAATAAAAAATTGTCTATAATAAAAAACCCAAGTATACTTATAAATTTAATTGATAATAAAGAAGATTATATTATTGGTAAGAAAATAGAACAATTAACATAA
- the kdpB gene encoding potassium-transporting ATPase subunit KdpB, whose translation METKKTKFITKDIFKTSIIEAFKKLNPKYMMKNPVMFVVEIGFIVTLILTIVPSLFGDEGNNLRAYNGIVTIILFITVLFANFAEAVAEGRGKAQADTLKKTRKDTVARVIDTLGNEKMISASELKLGDIVLVNAGEVIPNDGEVIEGIASVDESAITGESAPVMRESGGDFASVTGGTTVVSDWLKIRITTKPGESFLDKMIALVEGASRQKTPNEIALNTLLVGLTLIFMVVLISLYPMANYAGVKIPISTMIALLVCLIPTTIGGLLSAIGIAGMDRVTRFNVIAMSGKAVEACGDVDTMILDKTGTITYGNRLASEFIAVGNADSKDLINYSVMCSLKDDTPEGKSIVDLGMKLGSTGKTKEAEEAEFVEFSAQTRMSGINLADGRAIRKGAYDSIIKRVKESGGTVPEDLEENVNRVAKLGGTPLVVCVDNEIYGIIYLKDTVKSGLVERFARLREIGIKTIMCTGDNPLTAATIAREAGVDGFIAECKPEDKIDAIKKEQLEGKIVAMTGDGTNDAPALAQADVGLAMNSGTTSAKEAANMVDLDSDPTKILEVVEIGKQLLITRGALTTFSIANDVAKYFAIIPAIFTLAIPQMEILNVMKLSTSFSAILSALIFNAIIIPCLIPLAMKGVKYRPMKSQAMLMRNMLIFGLGGVIVPFLGIKLIDLLITPLVMVLNLG comes from the coding sequence ATGGAAACTAAAAAAACAAAGTTTATTACAAAAGATATTTTCAAAACTTCCATTATAGAAGCTTTTAAAAAATTAAATCCTAAATATATGATGAAAAATCCAGTTATGTTTGTTGTAGAAATTGGATTTATAGTAACATTGATACTTACAATAGTACCTAGTTTGTTTGGTGATGAAGGCAATAACTTAAGAGCTTATAATGGGATTGTAACAATAATCTTATTTATAACAGTCCTTTTTGCAAATTTTGCTGAAGCTGTAGCTGAGGGAAGAGGTAAAGCTCAAGCAGATACACTTAAGAAAACTAGAAAAGATACAGTAGCAAGGGTTATAGATACGTTAGGAAATGAAAAAATGATAAGTGCAAGTGAGCTAAAACTTGGTGATATTGTTTTAGTAAATGCTGGAGAAGTTATTCCAAATGATGGAGAAGTTATAGAGGGCATAGCTTCTGTAGATGAGTCAGCAATAACTGGAGAATCTGCACCTGTCATGAGAGAATCAGGTGGAGATTTCGCATCTGTTACAGGTGGTACTACAGTTGTAAGTGACTGGTTAAAGATAAGAATAACAACAAAACCAGGAGAATCGTTCTTAGATAAAATGATAGCTCTTGTAGAAGGTGCTTCAAGACAAAAAACGCCAAATGAGATTGCTTTAAATACTTTGTTAGTAGGGTTAACACTTATATTTATGGTTGTTTTAATATCTCTTTATCCAATGGCAAACTATGCAGGTGTAAAGATTCCAATTTCTACTATGATAGCTCTTTTGGTATGTTTAATACCAACTACTATAGGTGGATTGTTGTCAGCTATTGGTATTGCAGGTATGGATAGAGTAACTAGATTTAATGTAATTGCAATGTCAGGAAAAGCAGTAGAAGCTTGTGGAGACGTTGATACTATGATTTTGGATAAGACAGGTACGATTACTTATGGGAATAGACTTGCATCAGAATTTATAGCAGTTGGAAATGCAGATTCAAAAGATTTAATAAATTATTCTGTTATGTGTTCATTAAAAGATGATACACCAGAAGGAAAATCTATAGTTGATTTAGGTATGAAATTAGGTTCAACAGGTAAGACAAAAGAGGCAGAGGAAGCTGAGTTTGTAGAATTTTCTGCACAAACTAGAATGAGTGGTATTAACTTAGCTGATGGTAGAGCTATAAGAAAAGGTGCTTATGATAGCATAATAAAAAGAGTAAAAGAATCTGGTGGTACAGTGCCAGAAGATTTAGAAGAAAATGTAAATCGAGTAGCTAAACTAGGAGGAACACCTTTAGTAGTGTGTGTAGATAATGAGATATATGGAATTATCTACTTAAAAGATACAGTAAAATCAGGGCTTGTAGAAAGATTTGCTAGACTTCGAGAGATAGGAATAAAGACAATAATGTGTACAGGGGATAATCCCTTGACAGCAGCTACAATTGCAAGAGAAGCTGGAGTAGATGGATTTATTGCAGAATGTAAACCAGAAGATAAAATAGATGCAATAAAAAAAGAACAATTAGAGGGTAAAATAGTTGCAATGACAGGTGATGGAACAAATGATGCTCCTGCACTTGCTCAGGCAGATGTAGGTCTTGCAATGAATAGTGGTACAACATCTGCAAAAGAAGCAGCAAATATGGTAGATTTAGATTCAGACCCAACTAAGATATTGGAAGTTGTTGAAATAGGAAAACAGCTTTTAATAACTCGTGGGGCTTTGACAACATTTAGTATAGCAAATGATGTTGCAAAATATTTTGCGATTATACCAGCTATATTTACTCTTGCAATACCTCAAATGGAGATATTAAATGTAATGAAACTTTCTACGTCATTTAGTGCGATATTATCAGCTTTAATATTTAATGCTATAATTATCCCATGTTTAATACCTCTTGCAATGAAGGGAGTAAAATATAGACCTATGAAATCACAAGCTATGTTAATGAGAAATATGCTTATATTTGGTCTTGGTGGAGTTATAGTACCATTTTTAGGAATAAAATTAATTGATTTATTGATTACACCTTTAGTAATGGTTCTTAATTTAGGTTAA
- a CDS encoding methionyl aminopeptidase, translating into MKLNRNDSCWCGSTKKYKKCHMDMDNKIDSFAKLGHIVPTHDIIKNESQIEEIKKSAVINTKILDYISDKIEIGMSTEDINKLVHDFTLQNGAIPAPLDYNGFPKSVCTSVNNEVCHGIPSKDIILKDGDIINVDVSTIFNGYYSDASRMFMIGNVNENAKKLVQVTKECVQKGLEVAKPWGFLGDIGDAINSYAKKNGYSVVREIGGHGVGLSFHEDPFVSYVSKKGTEMLLVPGMIFTIEPMVNEGTHEIFVDEENNWTIYTKDGKLSAQWECMVLVTETGVEILTE; encoded by the coding sequence ATGAAGTTAAATAGAAATGATAGCTGTTGGTGTGGAAGTACTAAAAAATATAAAAAATGTCATATGGATATGGATAATAAAATAGATTCATTTGCTAAGTTAGGTCATATTGTACCAACTCATGATATTATAAAAAATGAAAGTCAAATTGAGGAAATAAAAAAAAGTGCTGTAATAAACACAAAAATTTTGGATTATATTTCAGATAAAATCGAAATTGGAATGTCTACAGAAGATATAAATAAGTTGGTTCATGACTTTACACTACAAAATGGAGCTATCCCTGCTCCACTAGACTATAATGGATTTCCTAAAAGTGTATGTACATCAGTAAATAATGAAGTTTGTCATGGTATTCCAAGTAAGGACATTATCTTAAAAGATGGAGATATTATAAATGTAGATGTTTCTACTATTTTTAATGGATACTATTCAGATGCTTCAAGAATGTTTATGATAGGTAATGTTAATGAAAATGCAAAAAAATTAGTTCAAGTTACAAAGGAATGTGTCCAAAAAGGTCTTGAAGTTGCCAAACCATGGGGATTTTTAGGAGATATAGGTGATGCTATCAACTCTTATGCAAAGAAAAATGGATACTCTGTTGTTAGAGAAATAGGTGGTCATGGAGTTGGATTAAGCTTTCATGAAGACCCTTTTGTAAGTTATGTATCTAAAAAAGGGACTGAGATGCTATTGGTTCCTGGGATGATATTCACAATAGAACCTATGGTAAATGAAGGAACTCACGAAATTTTTGTTGATGAAGAAAATAATTGGACTATTTATACAAAAGATGGTAAATTATCTGCTCAATGGGAATGTATGGTTTTAGTTACAGAAACAGGTGTTGAAATACTAACTGAATAA
- the thiD gene encoding bifunctional hydroxymethylpyrimidine kinase/phosphomethylpyrimidine kinase, protein MSNYKIPTLTIAGSDSSGGAGIQADLKTFSAIGTYGMSVITAITAQNTKGVFAVEDLNKKIIKKQIEAVFEDIPPRAVKIGMVSSPEIILEIVENLKKYNPKYLVVDPVMISKSGYYLLKPEAKENLIKYLIPLAYIITPNIPEAEEITGIKIHNVDDMKRVGEEILQLGPKFVLMKGGHLDGEAVDILVGKNIFKVYKSERIDKKNTHGTGCTLSSAITSYLALGYEITEAVNLSKIYITEAIKRSFDIGHGVGPVHHFYKFE, encoded by the coding sequence ATGAGTAATTATAAAATACCAACACTTACAATAGCCGGCTCTGATTCATCTGGAGGAGCTGGGATTCAGGCTGATTTGAAAACGTTTAGTGCAATTGGTACTTATGGTATGAGTGTAATAACAGCTATAACAGCACAGAATACTAAAGGAGTTTTTGCTGTAGAGGATTTAAATAAGAAAATAATAAAAAAACAAATAGAGGCAGTCTTTGAAGATATACCTCCAAGAGCTGTAAAAATAGGAATGGTTTCAAGTCCTGAGATTATACTTGAAATAGTTGAGAATCTAAAGAAATACAATCCAAAATATTTGGTTGTGGACCCAGTAATGATATCTAAAAGTGGATATTATCTATTAAAGCCAGAGGCAAAAGAAAACTTAATTAAGTATTTGATACCACTTGCATACATAATTACACCAAATATACCAGAGGCAGAAGAAATAACAGGAATAAAAATACATAATGTAGATGATATGAAGAGAGTAGGAGAAGAAATACTACAACTTGGACCTAAATTTGTACTTATGAAAGGAGGTCATTTAGATGGAGAAGCAGTGGATATTTTAGTTGGTAAAAATATATTTAAAGTTTATAAAAGTGAAAGAATTGATAAAAAAAATACACATGGAACAGGGTGCACATTATCTTCTGCAATAACATCTTATCTAGCATTAGGATATGAAATAACAGAAGCAGTAAATCTAAGTAAAATCTATATAACAGAAGCAATAAAAAGAAGTTTTGATATAGGTCATGGAGTAGGACCAGTACATCATTTTTATAAATTTGAGTAA
- the thiM gene encoding hydroxyethylthiazole kinase, giving the protein MYNLIKDVKKLNPLVIHYTNNVTINYCANVTLAVGASPLMSFSYEEVEEMVSVANSVVINIGTMNSNMLDLFLLAGKAANKYNKPVVLDPVGVFASKARAELTSRLLNEVKFSVVKGNVSEIKFIGGFNVKGKGVDSFDEEEDSTEIIRKIAEKLECVVVATGKIDIITNGKGTYKINNGTDKLKGITGTGCMTASLIASFMAVTENILEAATMGVLTMSLSGELANLNNPPIGTFKENLMNAIYQMDIDTLSKNSNIEFLN; this is encoded by the coding sequence ATGTATAATTTAATTAAAGATGTAAAAAAATTAAATCCATTGGTAATTCATTATACTAATAATGTAACTATAAATTATTGTGCTAATGTAACTTTAGCTGTAGGAGCAAGTCCTCTTATGAGTTTTTCATATGAGGAAGTAGAAGAAATGGTAAGTGTAGCAAACTCTGTAGTAATAAATATAGGAACTATGAACTCAAATATGTTGGATTTATTCCTATTAGCTGGAAAAGCAGCAAATAAGTACAATAAACCTGTTGTTTTGGACCCAGTTGGAGTATTTGCAAGCAAAGCGAGAGCAGAACTTACAAGTAGACTTTTAAATGAAGTCAAATTTAGTGTTGTTAAAGGGAATGTATCAGAAATAAAGTTTATAGGTGGCTTTAATGTAAAGGGTAAAGGTGTAGATTCATTTGATGAAGAAGAAGATTCTACTGAGATAATAAGAAAGATTGCTGAAAAGCTTGAATGTGTAGTTGTAGCAACTGGAAAAATAGATATAATAACTAATGGTAAAGGTACATATAAAATAAACAATGGAACTGATAAATTAAAAGGAATTACAGGAACTGGATGTATGACTGCTAGCTTGATTGCAAGTTTTATGGCTGTTACTGAGAATATATTAGAAGCAGCAACAATGGGTGTTCTTACAATGTCTTTAAGTGGGGAATTAGCTAATTTAAATAATCCACCAATAGGTACATTTAAAGAAAATCTTATGAATGCTATTTATCAAATGGATATAGATACTTTAAGTAAAAATTCTAATATTGAATTTTTAAATTAA
- a CDS encoding ferredoxin, with the protein MKANVNQDTCIGCGLCPSICPEVFDMKDDGKSHVIVDEVPSDAEESAAEARESCPVDAIDVH; encoded by the coding sequence ATGAAAGCAAATGTTAATCAAGATACTTGTATAGGTTGTGGATTATGTCCATCAATATGTCCAGAAGTATTTGATATGAAGGATGATGGGAAATCACATGTTATAGTTGATGAAGTACCAAGTGATGCTGAAGAATCAGCAGCAGAAGCTAGAGAAAGCTGTCCAGTTGATGCAATAGATGTGCATTAA
- the cysK gene encoding cysteine synthase A, with amino-acid sequence MLYNNALELIGNTPVVRLNNLGCTNGCSNIYVKLEKVNPAGSIKDRAVYEMLEGLEQRGELKKGDVLVEATSGNTGIALSMIGKLKGYEVVIVMPETMSVERRDLMKAYGANLVLTDGKAGMAGSIEKANELLKENPNYKSLKQFENKDNPNAHYKTTAVEIMNDVKDLDIFVCGVGTGGTLIGTARYLKEQNPNIRVIALEPKKSPAISENKTGPHKIQGIGANFVPENYDSSVVDEVILVDDEDAFDTVKLLAAKEGILVGISSGANIFGAIEMAKKYPDKKIVTVAPDGVDKYMSMGIF; translated from the coding sequence ATGTTATATAATAACGCATTAGAGTTGATAGGAAACACACCTGTAGTAAGGCTGAATAATTTAGGCTGTACTAATGGGTGTTCTAACATATATGTAAAATTAGAAAAAGTAAATCCAGCAGGAAGTATAAAAGATAGAGCTGTTTATGAAATGTTAGAGGGCTTAGAGCAAAGAGGAGAATTAAAAAAGGGAGATGTACTAGTTGAAGCAACTAGTGGAAATACTGGTATTGCATTATCTATGATAGGAAAATTAAAAGGATATGAAGTAGTAATCGTAATGCCCGAAACAATGAGCGTTGAGAGAAGAGATTTAATGAAGGCTTATGGAGCAAATTTGGTGCTTACAGATGGTAAAGCTGGAATGGCAGGTTCCATAGAAAAAGCAAATGAACTTTTAAAAGAAAATCCAAACTATAAAAGCTTAAAACAATTTGAAAATAAAGATAATCCAAATGCACATTATAAAACAACAGCAGTTGAAATTATGAATGATGTCAAAGATTTAGATATATTCGTATGTGGAGTTGGAACAGGTGGTACTTTAATAGGAACTGCAAGATATTTAAAAGAACAAAATCCAAATATAAGAGTAATTGCACTTGAACCAAAAAAATCTCCAGCTATATCAGAAAACAAGACTGGACCTCATAAAATACAAGGAATAGGTGCTAACTTTGTTCCTGAAAATTATGATTCTAGTGTAGTTGATGAAGTAATATTAGTAGATGATGAAGATGCATTTGATACAGTTAAATTACTTGCAGCAAAAGAGGGAATTTTAGTAGGGATATCTTCTGGAGCAAATATATTTGGTGCTATAGAGATGGCAAAAAAGTATCCAGATAAAAAGATAGTTACAGTAGCTCCAGATGGAGTTGATAAGTATATGTCTATGGGAATATTTTAA
- a CDS encoding K(+)-transporting ATPase subunit C: MKTLKPALLVSIVLLVVCGLVYPLVLTGVSQVAFKDKANGSMIEVNGVKVGSELIGQSFTDARFFKGRVSSVNYNTYTKEDLVPDKDGNTSYGGVSSGSFNYGATNPELHDRVQKDIEKFLKDNPTVKREDIPTDLLTASGSGLDPNISPASAKIQIPAIAKASGISESKLQKIVDDNTSKKLFGVLGEDRVNVLKVNVEVAKILGLI; encoded by the coding sequence ATGAAAACATTAAAGCCAGCATTACTTGTAAGTATTGTATTGTTAGTTGTTTGTGGACTTGTATATCCACTTGTTTTGACAGGTGTAAGTCAAGTTGCATTTAAAGATAAAGCCAATGGAAGTATGATAGAAGTAAATGGTGTAAAAGTAGGTTCAGAACTTATTGGTCAAAGCTTTACAGATGCGAGATTCTTTAAGGGAAGAGTATCATCAGTAAACTATAATACTTATACAAAAGAAGATTTAGTACCAGATAAAGATGGAAATACATCTTATGGAGGTGTATCATCAGGGTCTTTTAATTATGGAGCTACAAATCCAGAACTTCATGATAGAGTACAAAAAGATATAGAAAAGTTTTTAAAGGATAATCCAACTGTCAAAAGAGAGGATATACCAACAGATTTACTTACAGCATCAGGTTCAGGACTTGACCCTAATATAAGTCCAGCCTCTGCAAAAATTCAGATACCAGCTATAGCAAAAGCGTCTGGAATATCAGAAAGTAAATTACAAAAAATTGTAGATGATAATACTTCCAAAAAACTTTTTGGAGTTTTAGGTGAAGATAGAGTTAATGTATTAAAAGTTAATGTAGAGGTCGCAAAAATATTAGGTCTTATATAG
- a CDS encoding anthrax toxin lethal factor-related metalloendopeptidase, translated as MENNLNTAKRNNTELLQNDSLKVNLQIGVDFTLLSKSLKAFYKKEKDFYCIALAPCNVSSEKANRKISIYDMIKEINILIESITDKNELLSEELFTNNLSEFYDESLGEIYIDLKQAYLYIKKNTDSLNIEDSIEYVFDVDISNDIKAKENPLINFNSLSLVVWSGETKHILQQMNILDLEDIHSYSIENNTNITIYENNTLQYKFDEESENIKDSSIDIIEQMLILPDDLNYDKDEVENMKSRLAKINIKYLQTLKEKDIKIKLINSNLTDEPEFSDLKYQLPPCWVRSGKTWKDVPGIYRNNSIVAKIGYSNPSYANVHSSKNLELHETAHAIDKNVLNKKSNSEEFMEVFAQERYKLYDPKQVAHAYISKFIEEFFAESFVHYYLDEDSKNTLKENCPLTYDFLEKLELNY; from the coding sequence ATGGAAAACAATTTAAATACAGCTAAAAGAAATAATACTGAATTATTACAAAATGACTCACTTAAGGTCAACTTACAGATAGGTGTAGACTTTACACTTTTATCAAAATCACTTAAAGCCTTTTATAAAAAAGAAAAAGATTTTTATTGCATTGCTCTTGCGCCATGCAATGTATCTAGTGAAAAAGCAAATAGAAAAATAAGTATTTACGATATGATAAAAGAAATTAATATTTTAATTGAAAGTATAACTGATAAAAATGAACTTTTAAGTGAAGAACTCTTTACTAATAATTTATCAGAATTTTATGACGAATCTTTAGGTGAGATTTATATAGACTTAAAACAAGCGTATTTATATATTAAAAAGAATACAGATAGTCTTAACATAGAAGACTCAATTGAATATGTATTTGATGTAGATATAAGCAATGATATAAAAGCAAAAGAAAATCCACTAATTAATTTTAATTCACTTTCTTTAGTAGTATGGAGTGGCGAAACAAAACATATTTTACAACAAATGAATATTTTAGATTTAGAGGATATTCACTCTTATTCTATAGAAAATAATACAAATATAACTATCTATGAAAATAATACTCTTCAATATAAATTTGATGAAGAATCTGAAAATATAAAAGACAGTAGTATAGATATAATTGAACAAATGCTTATACTTCCTGATGACTTGAATTATGATAAAGATGAAGTTGAAAATATGAAAAGCAGACTTGCAAAAATAAATATTAAATATTTACAGACACTTAAAGAAAAGGATATAAAAATAAAATTAATAAATTCAAATCTAACTGATGAACCAGAATTTAGTGATTTAAAATATCAATTACCTCCATGTTGGGTAAGATCAGGCAAGACTTGGAAAGATGTACCTGGTATATATAGAAATAATTCTATAGTGGCTAAAATAGGTTATAGTAATCCTAGCTATGCAAATGTACATTCATCAAAAAATTTAGAATTACATGAAACTGCACATGCTATAGATAAAAATGTTTTAAATAAAAAATCAAATTCTGAAGAATTTATGGAAGTATTTGCTCAGGAAAGATATAAGCTTTATGACCCTAAGCAAGTTGCACATGCATATATAAGCAAGTTTATAGAAGAATTTTTTGCAGAATCATTTGTACATTATTATCTTGATGAAGATTCAAAAAATACTTTAAAGGAAAATTGTCCTCTAACATATGATTTTCTTGAAAAACTTGAACTAAACTATTAA
- the kdpA gene encoding potassium-transporting ATPase subunit KdpA — protein sequence MVQIVIVLAIFMILVIPMGKYLYHIATNQKTFGDRLFDKVDNFIYKVCSIDKKKEMNWKQYALALLFTNAVMVFIGYIILRTQSMHIFNPSGIKSMEQGLSFNTIISFMTNTNLQHYSGESGLSYFSQMTVIIYMMFTSAATGYAAAMAFVRGLVGKKKTLGNFYVDLIRITTRVLLPGALIIGLILVTQGVPQTFAGTETVTTIEGKLQDIARGPVAALESIKHLGTNGGGFFGSNSSHPFENPTIISNIVEILSMMILPGACVVAFGHMIKNKKQGWVVFGAMSIIFLIGLVVCFKAESAGNPILSQLGLNQSMGSMEGKEVRFGIAQSSLFTTVTTSFTTGTVNNMHDTLTPLGGLVPLLNMMLNVVFGGKGVGLMNMLMYAIIAVFLCGLMVGRTPEFLTKKIEGKEMKLIALLIILHPLLILMFSGLSVAIPAGLEGISNPGFHGLSQVLYEFASSAANNGSGFEGLGDNTMFWNITTGIVMFFGRYVSIIVLLAISSLLASKKAVNESIGTLRTDNFTFTIVLVLVVLIVGALTFFPALALGPISEHLVLWH from the coding sequence ATGGTGCAGATAGTAATAGTGTTAGCGATTTTTATGATTTTAGTAATACCTATGGGCAAGTATTTATATCATATAGCTACTAATCAAAAAACATTTGGAGATAGACTATTTGATAAAGTGGACAATTTTATATATAAGGTATGTAGTATAGATAAGAAAAAAGAAATGAACTGGAAACAGTATGCATTAGCTTTATTATTTACAAATGCAGTTATGGTATTTATAGGATATATCATACTTAGAACTCAAAGTATGCATATTTTTAATCCAAGTGGAATTAAAAGTATGGAACAAGGACTATCATTTAATACAATAATAAGTTTTATGACAAATACAAATCTTCAACATTATTCAGGTGAATCAGGACTTTCATACTTTAGTCAGATGACAGTGATAATATATATGATGTTTACATCAGCTGCAACAGGATATGCGGCTGCTATGGCATTTGTAAGAGGTCTAGTCGGTAAAAAGAAAACATTGGGAAATTTTTATGTAGATTTAATTAGGATAACAACAAGAGTACTTTTACCAGGAGCTTTAATTATTGGGCTTATATTAGTTACACAAGGAGTACCACAAACTTTTGCTGGGACAGAAACAGTGACTACTATAGAAGGAAAGCTTCAAGATATAGCTAGAGGTCCTGTGGCAGCTCTTGAATCAATAAAACATTTAGGAACAAATGGTGGTGGATTCTTTGGTTCAAATTCATCACACCCATTTGAAAATCCAACAATAATATCAAATATAGTAGAAATATTATCTATGATGATATTACCAGGAGCTTGTGTTGTTGCATTTGGTCACATGATAAAGAATAAAAAACAAGGTTGGGTTGTGTTTGGCGCAATGTCAATCATATTTTTAATAGGTCTAGTAGTGTGCTTTAAAGCAGAAAGTGCAGGAAACCCTATTTTATCACAATTAGGGCTTAATCAAAGTATGGGAAGTATGGAAGGTAAGGAAGTTAGATTTGGTATAGCACAATCATCATTATTCACAACAGTGACTACTTCCTTTACGACAGGTACAGTTAATAATATGCATGATACACTGACTCCTTTAGGAGGATTAGTACCACTTTTAAATATGATGCTAAATGTAGTATTTGGTGGTAAAGGCGTAGGTCTGATGAATATGTTGATGTACGCTATAATAGCAGTATTCTTATGTGGATTAATGGTAGGAAGAACACCAGAGTTTTTAACTAAGAAAATCGAAGGAAAAGAAATGAAGCTTATTGCTTTACTTATTATATTACATCCACTTTTAATACTAATGTTCTCTGGTCTTTCAGTAGCAATACCAGCAGGACTTGAAGGAATTTCAAATCCTGGATTCCATGGATTATCACAGGTATTGTATGAGTTTGCATCTTCAGCAGCTAATAATGGTTCAGGATTTGAAGGTTTAGGAGATAACACTATGTTTTGGAATATAACAACAGGTATAGTTATGTTCTTTGGAAGATATGTGTCTATTATAGTACTACTAGCAATATCAAGTTTGTTAGCATCTAAAAAAGCTGTAAATGAAAGTATAGGAACACTTAGAACGGATAATTTTACATTTACAATAGTTCTAGTACTTGTTGTTTTAATTGTTGGTGCTTTAACATTTTTCCCAGCCTTAGCGCTTGGACCTATTTCGGAGCATCTAGTGTTGTGGCACTAA